A single region of the Saprospiraceae bacterium genome encodes:
- a CDS encoding MopE-related protein, which produces MRLLTPLLLLTSCFQVQAQNPSLQLSPYRNLDFITRSSRPGGFLEVDGQVFFQADDVAHGEELWVTDGTNEGTMLVKDTRPGPASGEIETILDFNGRLFFSAIDTTVTLPPYNTNLWISDGTQTGTQKVLDGSGNPAVSPSHFTLSGEHVFFITYSSVSTSELWVSDGTPAGTLKLLDRNFGLVSPVEEVSVAGGLFYFTAATVETGKELWVSDGTESGTRPLKEIVPGPESIETGNLRPFGDRLFFSTINSGQNALYLTDGTMEGTVRLSPENAWVSGTGPLLLDGRLFFSASIEPGPGQELWTSDGTVEGTYMVKDLYPGSNASSPEQFLSFNGQAYFFASDEPTSRLGVWHSDGTADGTQKVFAFEQDQNPLQLTPLGDQLFLNVENRLYAIDQSDNVAVIQEGYPEDITLVGGDLFFRSGDALRVYHSASKTLEELIVFTDESRLFSRGDRFYFVQRVGNRDELWTSDGSPAGTALVYRLNHPLSEEGARLDQYLPRIARIFEDQLLLAPNDVATGEELWISDGRPAGARLLKDINRTTYDVEVFDMELANEQLFLLLYGMANDREDILRYSLWSLSLLDENATFLTGAESLSLAAVNNKAVFTKYIAENSLIELWASDGTAAGTQKIETSVTISNNDRFYRAGANLFIYSRNQLVVTDGTSEGTRLLTTFQNLAFEGLPEIATIGNLLFFNPNEEKPERDLGRELWVSDGTTEGTFVLADINEGPEDSDPTYLTRVGNRLYFVANRTELWKTDGTISGTERIGNLDPIPSGTFISDIAAVGNVLYISAAGTLWRMNLVSEAVELVKSDFPLNAFGTSSSPADLQGSDNNLFFFLRIDQQTSQFWVSRGTAETTQMLLESADVGTAGGWTGHIGLAFFATFQDEAHGQELWISDGSVSGTRLLEDLLPGPESSSPRNLIDNGNRIYFTAANPSGVQTIYAIDYVPPVSITGTAFHDDNLNGERDQGETGIPGIEISADPHQALTFTAIDGSYEFRLEPGEYQFSANPGFCWESTDPEMGMDLTYYGLNNTAGPDFGFKPVSDSVSLALSITAAPFRCGFTVPTWVTVRNTGCQTLSGTVRLTLSNLTHFVSAQIDPLYADGQDLVWNFVDLAPDRFFQLSPNLKIAGEESIGEFITLLATAGYDNSPLETSKEYTGEIRCAIDPNDKLVSPARPEQSGSNYTQFEEVLEYTIRFQNTGNDTAFNVRITDQLSPRLDWASFKPGVGSHPYHATLDDTGLLEFYFRNILLRDSTTSEPASHGFVQFAISAKTDLTEGEVIDNEANIFFDFNKPILTPPVKNTFVEMLDADEDGYLFYEDCFDDNPWAYPGAPEIAGNGVDEDCDGQDLATTSTPEADLLKEKISIFPNPAGSEFQIEKKSANVYQLIIYDLRGVPLGQYRLDRTRHTLSTESWPAGALLLRFIEESTGLSSVRIIMVVK; this is translated from the coding sequence ATGCGATTACTAACCCCACTACTTTTGCTGACTTCCTGCTTCCAGGTCCAGGCGCAGAATCCATCTCTCCAGCTCTCCCCTTACCGAAACCTCGACTTTATCACCCGCAGTTCCCGACCGGGAGGATTCCTAGAAGTCGACGGCCAGGTGTTTTTCCAGGCCGATGATGTAGCCCACGGGGAAGAGTTGTGGGTTACCGATGGGACGAACGAAGGAACCATGCTGGTTAAGGATACCCGCCCCGGTCCGGCTTCCGGCGAAATAGAAACCATTTTGGACTTCAACGGCCGGCTCTTTTTTTCTGCGATTGACACGACCGTCACTCTGCCTCCCTACAATACGAATTTGTGGATTAGCGACGGCACCCAAACAGGAACTCAAAAAGTGCTGGACGGCAGCGGGAATCCAGCCGTCAGCCCATCACATTTCACACTATCCGGAGAGCATGTTTTTTTCATTACTTATTCATCGGTTTCCACTTCGGAGCTGTGGGTCAGTGACGGGACGCCGGCAGGAACCCTCAAATTATTGGATCGAAACTTCGGTCTGGTTTCCCCTGTTGAAGAAGTATCGGTGGCCGGAGGGCTGTTCTACTTTACCGCCGCCACGGTGGAAACCGGTAAGGAACTGTGGGTCAGCGATGGAACGGAATCAGGGACACGACCGTTGAAAGAAATTGTGCCTGGTCCGGAAAGTATCGAGACCGGCAATCTGAGACCTTTCGGTGATCGACTCTTCTTCTCTACGATCAACAGTGGGCAAAATGCACTTTACCTGACCGACGGCACTATGGAAGGAACGGTGCGTCTGAGTCCCGAAAATGCCTGGGTGTCCGGCACCGGCCCGCTCTTATTGGATGGTCGACTGTTCTTCAGTGCGTCCATTGAACCCGGTCCGGGCCAGGAACTTTGGACCAGTGACGGAACAGTTGAGGGTACCTACATGGTGAAAGATCTTTATCCGGGCAGTAACGCCTCCAGCCCGGAGCAGTTCCTTTCCTTTAACGGTCAGGCTTATTTTTTCGCCAGTGACGAGCCGACGAGCCGGCTCGGGGTTTGGCATAGCGACGGCACGGCCGATGGTACGCAGAAGGTATTTGCTTTCGAGCAGGATCAAAATCCATTACAACTTACACCCCTGGGAGATCAACTTTTTCTGAACGTAGAAAACCGGCTTTATGCCATCGATCAGTCCGATAATGTGGCGGTGATTCAGGAAGGCTACCCGGAAGACATTACCTTGGTGGGAGGTGATCTGTTCTTCCGAAGCGGGGATGCACTCAGGGTTTATCATTCGGCATCGAAAACCCTGGAAGAACTGATTGTCTTCACCGATGAATCGCGCCTGTTCTCCCGGGGAGATCGATTCTACTTTGTGCAACGAGTGGGCAACCGCGACGAACTGTGGACCAGTGACGGTTCCCCGGCGGGAACGGCGCTCGTCTACCGGCTCAACCACCCGCTGAGTGAGGAAGGGGCCCGTCTGGATCAATACCTGCCGAGAATCGCCCGTATCTTTGAGGATCAATTGCTGCTGGCGCCCAACGACGTCGCCACCGGCGAAGAGCTCTGGATCAGCGACGGCAGGCCGGCCGGTGCCCGTTTGCTCAAAGATATCAACCGGACGACCTATGACGTAGAGGTATTTGATATGGAACTGGCCAATGAGCAACTTTTCTTGTTGCTCTACGGCATGGCCAATGACCGGGAAGATATCCTCAGATATAGTCTCTGGTCCCTGAGTCTCCTTGATGAAAATGCAACTTTCCTAACCGGTGCAGAAAGTTTATCGCTGGCCGCCGTAAATAACAAAGCGGTGTTTACCAAATATATAGCTGAAAACAGTCTCATTGAATTATGGGCCAGCGACGGCACCGCAGCAGGCACCCAAAAAATTGAAACGTCTGTTACGATCTCCAACAATGACAGGTTTTACCGTGCCGGCGCCAACTTGTTTATTTACAGTCGAAATCAGCTGGTGGTAACCGACGGCACCTCGGAGGGAACCCGTCTACTGACGACCTTCCAGAACCTTGCCTTCGAAGGCCTCCCGGAGATAGCCACCATTGGTAATCTGTTATTCTTTAATCCGAATGAAGAAAAGCCCGAAAGAGACCTGGGGCGAGAACTTTGGGTAAGTGACGGAACGACGGAAGGGACTTTTGTTCTCGCTGATATCAACGAAGGCCCTGAAGATTCCGATCCCACTTATCTGACTAGGGTAGGAAACAGGCTTTATTTTGTGGCTAACAGAACCGAGCTGTGGAAAACCGACGGTACGATCTCGGGGACTGAACGCATCGGTAATCTGGACCCGATACCATCCGGCACATTCATCAGCGATATAGCCGCCGTCGGGAACGTGCTCTACATCAGCGCGGCAGGTACACTGTGGCGGATGAACCTTGTATCCGAGGCCGTAGAACTGGTCAAATCCGATTTTCCGCTTAACGCTTTTGGTACTTCAAGCAGCCCGGCAGACCTTCAGGGATCCGATAACAACCTGTTCTTCTTTCTGAGGATCGACCAGCAGACCTCCCAGTTTTGGGTTTCTCGGGGCACTGCTGAAACCACGCAGATGCTGCTCGAATCGGCTGATGTGGGTACTGCCGGTGGATGGACCGGCCATATTGGCCTGGCCTTTTTTGCTACCTTCCAAGACGAAGCGCATGGACAGGAACTTTGGATCAGCGACGGTTCAGTAAGTGGTACACGCTTGCTGGAGGATCTCCTCCCCGGCCCGGAAAGTTCCTCTCCCCGCAACCTGATCGATAACGGCAACCGGATTTACTTTACCGCCGCCAATCCCTCGGGGGTACAGACGATCTATGCGATCGATTATGTACCGCCGGTGAGTATTACCGGCACAGCCTTCCACGACGATAATCTCAATGGAGAAAGGGACCAGGGCGAAACCGGTATTCCCGGCATTGAGATCAGCGCCGACCCTCATCAGGCGTTGACTTTTACTGCTATTGACGGCAGCTACGAATTCCGGCTCGAACCAGGTGAATATCAATTTTCTGCCAATCCCGGATTCTGCTGGGAAAGTACTGATCCGGAAATGGGAATGGATCTGACTTATTACGGCCTCAATAATACCGCCGGCCCCGACTTTGGGTTTAAGCCGGTTTCCGATAGCGTTAGTCTTGCCCTATCTATCACTGCGGCTCCCTTTCGCTGCGGTTTTACCGTACCGACTTGGGTGACCGTCCGCAATACCGGCTGCCAGACTTTATCCGGAACGGTGAGACTAACCTTGAGTAACCTGACCCATTTCGTCAGCGCTCAAATTGATCCGTTGTATGCAGACGGACAGGATCTGGTCTGGAACTTTGTCGATCTGGCGCCAGATCGTTTTTTTCAGCTCTCGCCCAATCTGAAGATTGCCGGCGAAGAGTCCATCGGAGAGTTCATCACTCTGCTGGCTACAGCCGGATACGACAACAGCCCTTTGGAAACCAGTAAAGAATATACCGGGGAAATTCGGTGTGCCATTGACCCCAACGACAAACTGGTCAGTCCGGCTCGTCCGGAGCAATCCGGCAGCAACTATACCCAATTCGAAGAAGTACTGGAATATACCATCCGCTTCCAGAATACCGGTAACGACACAGCTTTCAACGTCCGGATCACCGACCAGCTTTCCCCGCGCCTGGATTGGGCCTCCTTTAAGCCCGGGGTCGGCAGCCATCCCTATCACGCCACGCTGGATGATACCGGCCTTCTGGAGTTCTATTTTAGAAATATCCTCTTGCGCGACAGTACGACCAGCGAGCCCGCCAGTCACGGTTTTGTGCAATTCGCGATCTCCGCTAAAACGGACCTGACAGAAGGAGAGGTCATTGATAATGAAGCAAATATTTTCTTCGACTTTAACAAGCCTATTCTCACGCCGCCGGTGAAAAATACCTTCGTGGAGATGCTGGATGCGGATGAAGACGGATACCTGTTCTATGAAGATTGCTTTGACGACAACCCCTGGGCTTACCCTGGTGCGCCGGAAATTGCCGGTAATGGGGTCGACGAGGACTGCGACGGTCAGGATCTGGCGACTACCTCCACCCCTGAGGCAGATCTTTTAAAAGAGAAAATAAGTATATTCCCCAACCCTGCAGGCTCCGAATTTCAGATCGAGAAGAAGTCAGCCAACGTATATCAACTGATCATCTACGATCTTCGGGGCGTACCCCTGGGGCAATACCGCCTGGATCGGACGCGCCACACATTGTCTACCGAGAGTTGGCCTGCCGGAGCATTGCTGCTGCGGTTCATCGAGGAAAGTACCGGACTTTCTTCCGTTAGAATAATTATGGTCGTGAAATAG
- a CDS encoding NAD(P)-binding domain-containing protein: MNNATTAKAAKTAAIIGAGPAGLVAARWLRAVGFRTTLIEEDIDVGGQWRVGGPQSSVWPGMRTNTSRVMTAFSDLPHPRGTSPYPTAEQIGAYLRRYAEYAGVLVDARFRTRVNEVDPDPTGNGWVVRATHADGHTWTERFDKVVAATGRYRVPTIPQVAGLSSFTGSGGATHAAAYRGADAYRGQRVLVAGHSISALEIASELALRGAARVVVAARRHRYVLQKILAGVPIEHLVYTRYAALAAQLQSPEERSAALKALILRTSGHPAQFGAPCASEDPLKAGFTQNQFYLALVAEDRIAPRPWIVQVTGKTVQFTDGSTEEVDAIIFATGYELSLPYLGPTANAALAPDANQADLYHHTFHPDLPGFALVGVYHQSGPYFPTLELQARWVAYTWSGHRPAPTTAEMTTHLAATQHRSGPPPMLRMHTWAQLLADQAGVEPVTARWPELTRALFFGPQSPASFRLDGPDALPEAAQRVLEDAAAFGAIPDDKLTAAEQMQLDMLVGGGNKPKTR, from the coding sequence ATGAATAATGCAACAACAGCTAAAGCAGCAAAAACAGCTGCGATCATTGGCGCTGGCCCAGCCGGGCTCGTGGCGGCGCGTTGGCTACGAGCGGTGGGCTTCCGCACAACGCTTATCGAAGAGGACATCGACGTCGGGGGACAATGGCGGGTTGGTGGGCCACAAAGCAGCGTCTGGCCGGGGATGCGCACCAACACCAGTCGCGTAATGACCGCGTTCTCTGACCTGCCGCATCCGCGCGGCACCTCCCCTTATCCCACCGCCGAACAAATAGGCGCCTACCTCCGTCGCTACGCTGAATACGCAGGAGTACTTGTGGACGCCCGGTTCCGCACCCGTGTCAATGAGGTCGACCCTGATCCCACCGGGAACGGTTGGGTTGTGCGTGCCACTCACGCTGACGGCCACACCTGGACAGAGCGTTTCGACAAGGTGGTCGCCGCCACCGGCCGATACCGCGTACCGACGATACCGCAGGTTGCAGGGCTATCCAGCTTCACCGGCAGTGGCGGCGCGACGCATGCCGCCGCCTACCGCGGTGCCGACGCGTATCGCGGGCAGCGCGTCCTGGTCGCCGGGCACAGCATCAGTGCGCTGGAGATCGCCAGCGAGCTGGCACTCCGAGGAGCGGCTCGCGTTGTGGTCGCGGCACGGCGGCATCGCTACGTGCTACAGAAGATCCTGGCCGGAGTACCTATCGAGCACCTCGTCTATACCCGCTACGCAGCGCTAGCGGCCCAACTGCAATCGCCTGAGGAGCGCTCCGCAGCCTTAAAGGCGCTCATCTTGCGCACCAGCGGCCATCCGGCCCAATTTGGTGCACCTTGTGCATCGGAAGACCCCCTCAAGGCAGGCTTCACCCAAAACCAATTCTACCTGGCACTCGTCGCCGAGGACCGCATCGCGCCGCGCCCCTGGATAGTACAGGTGACGGGCAAAACGGTGCAGTTTACGGATGGCAGCACTGAAGAAGTCGATGCTATCATTTTCGCGACTGGTTATGAGCTTTCGCTCCCCTATCTCGGTCCAACAGCAAATGCAGCGCTGGCGCCGGACGCAAACCAGGCAGACCTCTACCATCATACTTTCCATCCCGACCTACCAGGCTTTGCGCTCGTAGGTGTTTACCATCAATCAGGGCCTTACTTTCCAACCCTTGAGCTACAGGCGCGGTGGGTTGCATACACATGGAGCGGGCACCGACCTGCCCCAACGACCGCCGAGATGACAACCCACCTGGCCGCGACACAGCACCGCAGCGGACCGCCGCCGATGCTGCGCATGCATACCTGGGCGCAGCTGTTGGCCGACCAGGCAGGCGTAGAGCCTGTCACGGCACGCTGGCCGGAGCTGACGCGAGCCCTATTCTTTGGACCCCAGTCGCCAGCCTCTTTCCGGCTGGACGGGCCGGATGCGCTGCCCGAAGCAGCACAGCGGGTGCTGGAAGATGCTGCCGCCTTTGGGGCAATCCCCGACGACAAGCTCACCGCCGCCGAGCAAATGCAGCTCGATATGCTTGTAGGAGGTGGAAATAAGCCAAAAACGAGGTGA
- a CDS encoding DUF1501 domain-containing protein, which translates to MNPYNEAKVRMGLFNSRRYFLRQGIGGLGAMALGSLLGCGPKDLIAPKPSKSAVGARPHFVPTAKRVIFLHMAGAPSQLELFDYKPVLQKYDGQPCPASLLEGKRFAFLQGTPKMMGPQANFQQVGQSGAWLSHHLPHLADRVDDICFLKAMHTDEFNHAPAQLFMHTGSPRLGRPSMGSWMIYGLGSENENLPGFVVLTSGSDPSAGKSIWGSGFLPSLHQGVQCRSQGDPILYLNNPDNIDAQLRKRSIAAINEINRREYEQLGDPEILSRIAQYELAFRMQAEVPEVMDISKEPAYIHEMYGTKPGSISFANNCLLARRLAEQGVRFIQLYDNAWDHHGAGKGNGVVDGLASACKNIDRPISALLADLKMRGLWEDTLVVWGGEFGRTPMMETRASGADFRGRDHHSEAFTMWLSGGGIKGGISHGETDELGYYGVKDRVHIHDLQATILHCMGINHEQLTYHFQGRDYRLTDVHGEVVRDILAT; encoded by the coding sequence ATGAATCCGTATAACGAAGCTAAAGTCAGGATGGGCCTTTTTAATTCCCGTCGGTATTTCCTACGCCAGGGGATTGGTGGTTTAGGTGCTATGGCGCTGGGGTCATTGTTGGGCTGTGGCCCCAAAGACCTTATAGCCCCCAAGCCTTCTAAGTCCGCCGTTGGTGCCCGCCCTCATTTTGTACCCACCGCAAAACGGGTCATCTTTCTGCATATGGCTGGAGCACCTTCCCAGCTGGAACTATTTGATTACAAGCCCGTTTTGCAAAAATACGATGGCCAACCCTGCCCAGCCTCCCTTCTGGAAGGAAAACGGTTTGCCTTCCTCCAGGGTACCCCCAAGATGATGGGGCCGCAAGCCAATTTTCAGCAGGTAGGCCAATCCGGTGCCTGGTTATCTCATCATCTCCCCCATTTAGCTGATCGTGTCGACGATATCTGTTTTCTCAAAGCGATGCATACCGATGAATTCAACCACGCGCCAGCCCAGCTCTTTATGCATACGGGCAGTCCGCGCCTGGGGCGTCCCAGTATGGGTTCCTGGATGATCTATGGACTGGGATCAGAAAACGAAAACCTGCCTGGTTTTGTGGTCTTAACCTCTGGCAGTGACCCAAGTGCGGGGAAGAGTATTTGGGGCAGTGGTTTTTTGCCCTCCTTGCACCAGGGCGTACAGTGCCGCTCACAGGGAGATCCCATCCTCTATCTGAACAATCCCGATAACATTGATGCCCAACTCCGGAAACGATCCATAGCAGCCATCAACGAGATCAATCGCAGGGAGTACGAACAATTGGGTGATCCTGAAATCTTATCCCGAATCGCTCAATACGAATTGGCCTTTCGGATGCAAGCCGAAGTTCCGGAAGTTATGGATATTTCCAAAGAGCCCGCCTATATTCATGAGATGTATGGCACCAAACCGGGCAGTATTTCCTTTGCCAACAACTGCCTCTTGGCCCGCCGCCTGGCCGAACAAGGGGTGCGTTTCATTCAACTCTATGACAATGCCTGGGATCACCACGGAGCCGGCAAAGGCAATGGCGTGGTCGATGGCCTGGCTAGTGCCTGCAAAAATATCGACCGCCCCATAAGTGCTTTACTGGCTGACCTCAAAATGCGTGGCTTGTGGGAAGACACCCTGGTGGTCTGGGGTGGCGAATTTGGCCGAACGCCGATGATGGAAACACGGGCTTCGGGAGCAGATTTCCGCGGCCGTGATCACCATAGTGAGGCCTTTACCATGTGGCTGTCTGGTGGTGGTATAAAAGGCGGTATCAGTCATGGCGAAACGGATGAACTAGGATACTATGGGGTAAAGGACCGGGTACATATCCATGATCTCCAGGCAACTATTTTGCATTGTATGGGGATCAACCATGAACAATTGACCTATCATTTTCAAGGCAGGGATTATCGCCTGACGGATGTGCATGGAGAAGTGGTTAGGGATATTTTAGCTACTTGA